Proteins encoded in a region of the Anopheles ziemanni chromosome 2, idAnoZiCoDA_A2_x.2, whole genome shotgun sequence genome:
- the LOC131293800 gene encoding uncharacterized protein LOC131293800: MELFASKTKVTPLNSKHSIARLELCAAQLASLLFDRTVVHWLRASPNSWKPYVANRVSQVQQLTEGCTWRHIAGVDNPADLASRGCLGKDLLSSTLWWQGPSWMSLPEDQWPPPLLATPDPSVQAEQLGADGIIRVGGRLSNSPLVEDVKHPLVVPASHPFARLLMEHFHKHLLHAGPTLMLNTCRQRLWITSGRNLTRKVFHQCHTCFRARPSSSATIIADLPAVRVTPALPFSITGVAYCGAVFLKGDHRRAAPVKAYVAIFVCFTTRAVHIELVSNLTTEAFLAALRRFVSRRGLPLEFHSKNATNFKGAANKLNELYKLLRTTEHQQSIQTWTLERKISWKFIPPRAPHFGGLWEAAVKTMKYHLVRVLGTTTLSFEDMSTLLDEIECCVNSRPITSMSDDPHDMTAFTPGHFLIGTNLQLIPDHCLLYEAENRLNHWRHVQQLRQHFWNRWQKDYLKQLQARSKWTKDGTTTVTPGTLVIIKEDNVPSSCWPLARVTEEHPGKDGKARVFTLRTKFSQS; the protein is encoded by the exons ATGGAGCTCTTCGCCTCAAAAACCAAGGTGACGCCCCTCAATAGCAAGCACTCTATCGCTCGGCTTGAACTGTGCGCAGCTCAGTTGGCCAGCTTGCTATTCGACCGA ACTGTGGTACATTGGCTACGAGCATCACCGAACTCCTGGAAGCCATATGTTGCGAACCGGGTATCGCAGGTGCAACAACTAACGGAGGGTTGCACGTGGCGTCACATCGCAGGAGTCGACAATCCTGCTGACCTTGCTTCCCGAGGATGTTTGGGCAAAGATCTCCTCTCCAGTACCCTATGGTGGCAGGGTCCTTCCTGGATGAGCCTGCCAGAAGATCAATGGCCTCCACCGCTGCTTGCGACACCAGATCCTTCAGTGCAAGCAGAGCAACTGGGAGCTGACGGAATCATCCGGGTTGGAGGACGTTTATCCAACTCACCGCTAGTGGAGGATGTTAAGCATCCACTAGTTGTTCCTGCCAGCCATCCATTCGCTCGTCTGCTgatggaacatttccataaacACTTACTTCATGCGGGACCAACTCTGATGCTAAACACGTGCAGGCAACGCTTATGGATCACAAGTGGCCGAAATCTCACCCGGAAGGTATTCCACCAGTGCCACACCTGCTTCCGCGCCCGACCATCATCGTCAGCAACTATAATAGCTGACCTGCCGGCTGTCCGAGTAACACCGGCCCTTCCTTTTTCGATCACCGGGGTTGCCTACTGTGGTGCAGTGTTCCTGAAAGGTGACCATCGACGGGCGGCGCCCGTGAAGGCATACGTCGCCATATTTGTATGCTTCACCACCCGTGCCGTACACATCGAGCTGGTGTCaaacctgacaacggaagcGTTTCTAGCAGCATTGCGACGGTTTGTGTCTCGTCGTGGGTTGCCATTGGAGTTTCACTCGAAAAACGCGACGAACTTCAAGGGAGCAGCAAACAAGCTGAACGAGTTGTACAAGCTGTTGCGTACAACTGAACACCAGCAGAGCATTCAGACTTGGACACTAGAACGGAAGATTTCATGGAAGTTCATCCCCCCGAGAGCTCCTCACTTCGGAGGACTGTGGGAAGCCGCCGTCAAAACCATGAAATATCACCTAGTACGCGTTTTAGGAACGACAACACTTTCGTTTGAGGACATGTCTACGCTGCTGGACGAGATAGAATGCTGTGTCAACTCCCGGCCTATAACATCGATGTCAGACGATCCACACGATATGACAGCCTTCACTCCTGGACATTTCCTTATTGGAACGAACCTACAGCTCATTCCGGACCACTGCTTGCTGTATGAAGCCGAGAACCGGTTGAACCACTGGCGTCATGTTCAACAACTTCGCCAGCACTTTTGGAACCGTTGGCAGAAggattatttaaaacaactgCAGGCGCGATCTAAATGGACAAAGGATGGTACAACCACAGTAACGCCAGGAACGTTAGTTATAATCAAGGAGGATAATGTGCCTTCATCGTGTTGGCCATTAGCACGCGTAACCGAGGAGCATCCTGGAAAGGATGGCAAAGCGCGTGTCTTTACATTGCGTACAA AATTTTCTCAATCATAA